The following proteins are encoded in a genomic region of Rhodoferax aquaticus:
- a CDS encoding chorismate-binding protein — protein MHAPSSTATQAELPSLTALIDFANPHTADGAPRLRHAFGTPSRILQAKQLTEVAGVLLAAEAAARAGAWCVGYVRYEAAPAFDAALAVHPATGPLAWFAVYPQTLPWPQAPVPAPASPTVQWQPSLERSQFDAALAKLDAAIAAGEFYQVNYTSQRSGQWVDDAQTSTASAGLALFHALQQAQPGGYAAYLNTGLEQVLSVSPELFFDWRDGELLTRPMKGTAPRGATPQDDAAQAEMLRNSPKERAENVMIVDLLRNDVSRIAEPFSVQVPQLFHTQALPSVWQMTSDVTARTRAGCTLADVFAALFPCGSITGAPKVQAMQAIRALEPEARGVYCGAVGVLQPGGTATFNVPIRTLTLQSHSGNQQGQAQQVRYGIGSGITSGSEPAAEWAEWQHKQAFVQRATTRFELLETLGLVDGQLMQRSLHLARMQAAATHFGFTWPGVALEQALDHIAQAHATGAWRVRLLLGLQGQVTAQAFELPPSPSTVLLQLAKQPLEEAHSEFVRFKTTHRPHYDAFTPTEPGVFDTLLWNTQHEITECTRGNIALLLRGQWVTPPLRCGLLPGVGRAQALADGRLVEAVVAVRELPEVSALAFVNSMRGWLPARLAP, from the coding sequence ATGCACGCGCCCTCTTCCACCGCCACCCAGGCTGAATTGCCTTCGCTGACTGCCCTGATTGACTTTGCCAACCCGCACACTGCGGATGGTGCGCCTCGCCTGCGCCACGCGTTTGGCACGCCTTCGCGCATCTTGCAAGCCAAGCAGTTGACCGAGGTGGCGGGCGTGCTCTTGGCCGCAGAAGCCGCAGCGCGCGCGGGCGCTTGGTGTGTGGGCTATGTGCGTTATGAAGCCGCGCCTGCCTTTGATGCCGCCTTGGCGGTGCACCCCGCAACCGGCCCTTTGGCGTGGTTTGCCGTGTACCCGCAGACGCTACCTTGGCCGCAAGCCCCTGTGCCAGCCCCCGCAAGCCCCACCGTGCAATGGCAACCCAGCCTAGAGCGCAGCCAGTTTGACGCGGCGCTCGCCAAACTTGACGCCGCGATTGCAGCCGGTGAGTTCTACCAAGTGAACTACACCAGCCAGCGAAGCGGGCAGTGGGTGGACGATGCCCAGACCTCGACCGCGTCTGCCGGGCTCGCGCTCTTCCATGCACTGCAACAAGCCCAGCCTGGGGGCTACGCCGCTTACCTCAACACAGGGCTTGAGCAGGTGTTGTCGGTCTCGCCCGAGTTGTTTTTTGACTGGCGTGATGGCGAGTTGCTAACCCGCCCCATGAAGGGCACGGCCCCACGCGGTGCCACGCCGCAAGACGATGCGGCCCAAGCCGAGATGCTGCGCAACTCGCCCAAAGAGCGGGCCGAGAACGTGATGATTGTGGATTTGCTGCGCAACGATGTGTCGCGCATTGCCGAACCCTTTAGCGTGCAGGTGCCCCAGCTGTTTCACACGCAAGCCCTGCCCAGCGTGTGGCAAATGACCTCCGACGTCACGGCCCGAACCCGCGCGGGCTGCACCTTGGCCGATGTGTTTGCGGCGCTGTTTCCCTGCGGCTCCATCACCGGCGCACCCAAGGTGCAAGCCATGCAGGCCATACGGGCCTTGGAGCCTGAGGCACGCGGCGTGTACTGCGGCGCAGTGGGCGTGTTGCAGCCCGGCGGCACGGCCACGTTCAACGTGCCGATTCGCACGCTCACACTGCAAAGCCACTCAGGCAACCAACAAGGCCAAGCGCAGCAAGTGCGCTATGGCATTGGCAGTGGCATTACCTCGGGCTCTGAGCCTGCTGCCGAATGGGCGGAGTGGCAGCACAAACAAGCCTTTGTGCAGCGCGCCACCACCCGCTTTGAGCTGCTAGAAACCTTGGGCCTTGTGGACGGGCAGCTCATGCAGCGCAGCTTGCATTTGGCCCGCATGCAGGCTGCGGCCACACACTTTGGATTCACCTGGCCCGGCGTGGCGCTTGAGCAGGCGCTGGACCACATCGCCCAAGCACACGCCACGGGCGCATGGCGTGTGCGCTTGCTGCTCGGGCTCCAGGGCCAAGTCACCGCGCAGGCGTTTGAGCTGCCGCCGTCGCCGTCCACCGTGCTGCTGCAACTGGCAAAACAGCCGCTGGAAGAAGCGCACAGCGAGTTTGTGCGGTTCAAGACCACGCACCGCCCGCACTACGACGCATTCACCCCCACCGAACCGGGTGTGTTTGACACCCTCTTGTGGAACACCCAGCACGAGATTACCGAATGCACGCGCGGCAACATCGCCCTGCTGCTGCGCGGCCAGTGGGTCACCCCACCGCTGCGCTGCGGCTTGCTCCCGGGCGTGGGTCGCGCACAAGCTTTGGCGGATGGCAGACTGGTGGAAGCGGTGGTGGCAGTGCGCGAGCTGCCTGAGGTCAGCGCACTGGCGTTTGTGAACAGCATGCGGGGCTGGCTACCCGCCAGGCTAGCACCCTAG
- a CDS encoding CYTH domain-containing protein, whose product MGIEIERKFLVQGTDWKNEAGVRYCQGYLNRDKARTVRVRVAGEHAFLTIKGISTGATRAEFEYPIPLADAQALLALCDGPCIEKTRYRVPVDGMVWEVDAFAGDNAGLVVAEIELQSEDQVFSRPHWLGPEVTHDARYFNSNLAAHPFSQWRDAAP is encoded by the coding sequence ATGGGAATTGAAATCGAGCGCAAATTTTTGGTGCAAGGCACCGACTGGAAGAATGAAGCGGGCGTGCGCTACTGCCAAGGCTATCTGAACCGTGACAAGGCCCGCACGGTGCGTGTGCGCGTGGCCGGCGAGCACGCATTCTTGACCATCAAAGGCATCAGTACCGGCGCTACACGGGCTGAGTTTGAGTACCCCATTCCACTGGCGGATGCGCAGGCCTTGCTGGCCTTGTGTGACGGTCCCTGCATTGAGAAGACGCGCTACCGCGTACCCGTCGACGGCATGGTGTGGGAGGTGGATGCGTTTGCTGGCGACAACGCGGGCCTGGTGGTGGCAGAGATTGAGTTGCAAAGCGAAGACCAGGTTTTTAGCCGTCCGCACTGGCTAGGGCCCGAGGTCACGCATGACGCGCGCTATTTCAACTCCAATTTGGCAGCGCACCCCTTTAGCCAGTGGCGCGATGCTGCGCCTTAA
- a CDS encoding DUF4139 domain-containing protein, with protein sequence MLKLTLTPLMAALVCATAMAQAPEQRATLADQQEVAVTIYNDNLALVKDLRKLQIKPGVGALAFRDVSAQIRPETALLRSLSPGVNLRVLEQNFDFDLLSPQKMLEKYVGQTVTVVRTNPSTGQETSESAQVLSANNGVVLKIGNRIETGMPGRLVYGDVPANLRDRPTLVMTLDNSQAQPQDVELSYLTGGLGWKADYVVELGAKDDKLDISGWVTLTNTSGASYRNAKLQLVAGDVNRVAPDVQARARGGVMMAAAPMMEKSMAEESLFEYHLYTLGRPTTIAENQTKQVALLSGTGVPVRKEYLLKGDEYYYHSPVGELGKKIKVGVFVEFENKENARLGMPLPKGVVRVYKKDSAGNAQFIGEDRIDHTPKNEKVRLKLGDAFDVTADKRQTDFKKLPNDSKGNGAFESAYELVLKNAKDEAVTVTVQEPMPGDWQILNTNQPFTKGASNVAVWSVTVPPQGSTKLNYRSLVRY encoded by the coding sequence ATGTTGAAACTCACGCTCACCCCTTTGATGGCCGCCTTGGTGTGCGCCACCGCCATGGCCCAGGCGCCTGAGCAGCGCGCCACGTTGGCGGACCAGCAAGAAGTGGCGGTCACCATTTACAACGACAACTTGGCCTTGGTAAAAGACCTGCGCAAGCTCCAAATCAAGCCCGGTGTGGGCGCTTTGGCCTTTCGGGATGTGAGTGCGCAGATTCGCCCTGAGACAGCGCTTTTGCGCTCCTTAAGCCCCGGCGTCAACTTACGGGTGCTGGAGCAAAACTTTGACTTTGACTTGCTCAGCCCGCAAAAAATGCTGGAGAAGTACGTGGGCCAAACCGTGACGGTGGTGCGTACCAACCCCAGCACCGGCCAAGAGACGTCGGAGAGCGCGCAAGTGCTCTCCGCCAACAACGGCGTGGTGCTCAAAATAGGTAACCGCATTGAGACCGGCATGCCCGGGCGCTTGGTCTATGGCGATGTGCCCGCCAATCTGCGTGACCGCCCCACACTGGTCATGACCTTGGACAACAGCCAAGCCCAACCGCAAGACGTGGAACTCAGCTACCTCACCGGGGGCCTGGGCTGGAAGGCCGACTACGTGGTGGAGCTGGGTGCCAAAGACGACAAGCTCGACATCTCAGGCTGGGTCACGCTGACCAACACCAGCGGTGCCAGCTACCGCAACGCCAAGCTGCAGTTGGTGGCGGGCGATGTCAACCGCGTGGCACCCGATGTGCAAGCCCGCGCGCGCGGCGGCGTGATGATGGCTGCCGCCCCCATGATGGAAAAGTCCATGGCCGAGGAGTCGCTGTTTGAATACCACCTCTACACCCTAGGCCGCCCCACCACCATTGCAGAAAACCAAACCAAGCAAGTGGCTTTGCTGTCAGGCACCGGCGTGCCGGTGCGCAAAGAGTATTTGCTCAAGGGCGATGAGTACTACTACCACAGCCCCGTGGGCGAGCTGGGCAAGAAGATAAAAGTCGGCGTGTTTGTGGAGTTTGAAAACAAAGAGAACGCCCGCCTTGGCATGCCCCTGCCCAAAGGCGTGGTGCGTGTGTACAAGAAAGACAGCGCGGGCAACGCCCAGTTCATTGGGGAAGACCGCATCGACCACACACCCAAGAACGAAAAAGTGCGCCTCAAGCTGGGTGACGCGTTTGATGTCACCGCCGACAAGCGCCAGACCGATTTCAAGAAACTGCCCAACGACAGCAAGGGCAATGGCGCGTTCGAAAGTGCCTATGAGTTGGTGCTGAAAAACGCCAAAGACGAAGCCGTGACCGTCACCGTGCAAGAGCCCATGCCCGGCGACTGGCAAATCTTGAACACCAACCAGCCCTTCACCAAAGGCGCCAGCAACGTGGCGGTATGGTCTGTCACCGTACCGCCCCAGGGCAGCACCAAGCTCAACTACCGCAGCCTGGTGCGCTACTAG
- a CDS encoding cysteine-rich CWC family protein yields the protein MPATSPKSTNNASHCPLCGQANQCAMELERTTGQAQGPCWCTQATFPPELLAQVPVEQQGVACICARCAAVGARSEAA from the coding sequence ATGCCCGCTACCAGCCCCAAGTCCACCAACAACGCCAGCCACTGCCCCTTGTGCGGGCAAGCCAACCAATGCGCCATGGAACTAGAGCGCACCACCGGCCAAGCCCAAGGCCCCTGCTGGTGCACCCAAGCCACATTTCCACCGGAACTGTTAGCGCAGGTGCCCGTGGAGCAACAAGGTGTGGCGTGTATTTGCGCGCGGTGTGCGGCGGTGGGGGCAAGGAGTGAGGCTGCTTGA